The Maridesulfovibrio hydrothermalis AM13 = DSM 14728 DNA window ATGAAAAGAAAAGAATTGTAATTCTCAAAGTTAAGTATCGTCAGCATAAATTTAATATGGAAAACGTGCGTGAAGATCGCGCTCTTTCCGTTTACAGGCAAGAAGTCATTCACCCATTCACAGGCGAATGCACAGCTCAATTCAATGTAATCAAAGATGCATCCAGCATGACCATCCTTCTTAACGATATTGTTCGCGGGGAGTATACTGGTAACATTGTCTATAAACGCAATGAGCTGATTCAAGATACTGAAACACACGAAAAAAGACTTAAATTCCTGTTTGCGTGGCTCTCCAAACATCAACGCAGAATTATCGGTTATTCTGATGAATTTTATTCCGGTGTGGTCAAAGTACTCGACAGTTATCTTCTAGCTCCTGATAATTATGAGCCTTTTAACGATCTTTCTGATCTTTATCAGGAGGTCTGGTCCAAATACAGCTATATTCAACAGGCCAGAAAGCTTAAAACCCTTGAAGACCTCAAAGAAAGGAAGTATCGGGGTAAAAGTGTTACTTATCTTGAAATGCTTCAGATTATGACTGGGATCTTAAACGACCTAAAGTTTGAAATAGTTAACTATTTTGACAAACTGGTAGAAACCACCCTTAATATAGGTGATCGTGTTTTAAATGATGCGTATTTAAGACGTAAGTACATATCCTGCCCGGATGAAGAGCTTACAGAATACGGCCTGAAGATCAAAAAGCTCTACGGTCGTCTGGTTATGCTTCTTGATGAATTCAGGTCTATCCGCAAAAGCCGCTCTTTATATGAAGAAGGGGCGAGTATCAGCGGACTCATTTAAGTAAAAAAACATACATATTAAATAGAAGTTTTTTCAAATTATATAGGAGAAATTTAATGTCAGCACTGCGCACCACCCCCCTAACTGAATGGCATCGTGAAAACGGCGCAAAACTTGTTCCCTTCGCGGGATTTGAAATGCCTGTACAGTACAAAGGAATCATCGTTGAACACAAACATACCCGCGAAAAAGCAGGTGTGTTTGACATCAGCCACATGGGGGAATTCAAACTTTCCGGCAAGGGAGCAAAAGACGCTCTCAATAAAATTGTCACTCAAAATCTGGATACACTGGCCCCCGGCAAATGCCGTTACGGTTTTCTGCCAAATGACAAAGGCGGAGTTCTTGACGATCTGATCATCTACTGCCTAGCTGAAGATTCATACATGCTGGTCGTTAACGGGTCCTGCGAAGAAGGAGATTTCAACTGGATTGATTCCCGTCTCCCTGAAGGGCTGAATTTTGATAATGTGTCCTACGAAACAGCTAAGATAGACCTTCAGGGTCCGCTTGCGCTGGATATCCTTGAAAAGGTTTTCGGACGTGACTTCAAGCATCTAAAATATTTCAACTTCGAAGAAACAGAATTTGACGGATACAAGCTGATTATCAGCCGTACCGGCTACACGGGTGAACTTGGATATGAATTTTATCTGCCGGCCGACAAAGCACAGTCCCTATGGGAAAAATTTATAGCTGATGAAAGAGTCGAACCAATCGGACTTGGGGCACGTGATACACTGCGTCTTGAACTCGGTTACCCACTCTACGGACAGGATCTCGACACAGAGCACAACCCCCGTGAGGCCGGCTATTCTTTTTTACTGCCAGCGGATGCATATACCGATGTAAAAGAACTCCTCATCCCGTTGACTATCGAGGGTCGACGCGCCGCCCGGCATGGTGATAAAGTCTTTCTCGGCGATAAAGAAGTTGGCGTAGTCACCAGTGGATCATTCTCCCCTACCCTTGGTTACTCCATCGCTCTGGCATACGTTGCAAAAGATGCAGCTGAATCAGAGTCTTTTATGGTTCAGGGCGCGCGTACCAGGCTTGAAGCCAAGAAAGGAGAACTGCCTTTCTATAAAGATGGAACTGCCCGTAAAAAACTGGATTAATTTTTTCAGCCACCCTGTTCTAAATTAAGCCCTCCGTAAAACTTCTTTCAGCTTTGCGGGGGGATATTTTTTATTTATAGTGTCGAACCATGCTCAGATATTGCCGGAATCTTGTTCCAAATCGACAGCAATGAATTTTCTATCACCTTAGATAAACAACTGAAATATCACAACAACAACACCCCGCCTTGTTCGGGGTGTTGTTGTTTGATGCAGTTTTTCAATGTATTATGTCAAGAATGCAACAATAAGTTGTCCTTTCAATTTTACTTCACTACTTTTTGCAAATAAAGCATGATATAACAGGATATTAGCCCTGCATTTCCATGTCGCACTTTTATAATAGCACCCTCCATTAATAAGCCCGCCAAGCTTCTTTTTCTATTTTCGCCTTTTTATATTTACCAAATAAAAACAGTCAGTTGACAGCTGCTCACCTTATTATTCCTTTTTTGACATAAATTACATTGTGTCAATCGCACAACAAGCCAATTTTTATTTTAATTCGCAAATCGTATGTATAGTTTGAATTTAAGTTGATGAAAAAGGCATTTGTAAAGTGCGGGTTTCGTTAAGTGGTAACCCTCTTTAGTTGTGCTGACAAAAATCATCTAAACCGTCAAATGGCTAATTGGGGAAAACGTTAACCTTTAATTTTGCAGATCTGGACAGTGATGAAGAGTTCTAAAAAATCTGGTGAGGACGCGTTGTTTCAGTTGCCCTTTAACGGTCTTGGCTTTTCACTTGAAACCTGTGCCGATGAGGCCGGAGAACTGCACATCAGATATTTTACATATCCTGTGCAACTTGCTCCGGTTGAAGAACTTTTTGCCGGTACAACTTTCACCGGATTTTCCGGTTATGAATTGCTTGTGACTCTCGGGCGTGAAATTCGTGGAAGATAACACAAACAAAATTTTAGGAGCGATGATGAGAATTAATCGTAGAGATTTTGTGAAACTGACGACTGCTGCGGCTGCAACTATTGCGGCTGTCCCGGCATTCGGAGGGCTTGGAAAAGCCTTTGCGAATACTGCTGAGGAGCGGGCCATGCAGCTCAGTCCTAAATGGACAAAGCAAACAACATCCGTATGTGCTTTCTGTTCAGTTGGTTGCGGACTTCTGGTCAACACAGACCTTAAGACCAAACGTGCAGTAAATGTCGAGGGTAACCCCGACCATCCCATTAACGAAGGCTCTCTCTGTGCCAAGGGCGCAAGCTCAATCCAGATGACAGAAAATCCGGACCGTCCCGGTAAGTATCTGTACCGTGCGCCCTTCAGTGATCAGTGGGAAGAAAAAGACTGGGATTTCTGCAAAAAACGCATTGCCCGCCTTATCAAAAAGTCACGTGATGAAAGCTTCGAAAAGAAGAATGCCAAAGGTCAGGTTGTTAACCGTACCATGGGTATTGCTTCCCTCGGTTCCGCTGCGCTGGATAACGAAGAATGTTATGCCATGCACAGCTTCATGCGTTCTATAGGTCTGGTGTATGTAGAGCATCAGGCTCGTATCTGACACAGCGCAACTGTTGCGGCTCTGGTAGAGTCGTTCGGACGCGGTGCGATGACCAATCACTGGAATGATCTACAGAACAGTGATTGCATTTTGATAATGGGCAGTAATGCTGCCGAAAACCATCCAATTTCCTTCAAATGGGCAGTGAAAGCGCAGAAACGCGGGGCAAAAATCATCCACGTCGACCCTCGCTTCACACGTACTTCCGCAAGATCTGACGTACACATTGCTCTTCGTTCTGGTTCTGATATTGCTGTTCTTGGCGGTATGATCAATTATCTGATCAAAAACAAACGCTACTTCAAAGAGTACATGGTAGATTACACCAACGCCTCCTTTATCGTTGGTAAAGACTATGACTTTAAAGACGGTCTTTTTGCCGGCTTTGACAGCAAAACAAACTCTTACGATAAATCTAAATGGATTTTCGAACTGGATGACAAAGGTATCCCCAGGCAGGATAAATCCCTGCAGGACCCCAACTGTGTATTTCAGGTTTTGAAAAGACATTTCTCCCGCTATACCCCTGATAAAGTTTCATCCATCTCAGGTGTATCAGTTAAGGATCTGGATTTACTTTACAAAACCTATACTGCAACCGGTAAAAAAGATAAGGCCGGCACAATCATGTACGCCATGGGTTGGACCCAGCACACGGTTGGTGTACAGAATATCCGTGCAATGGCCATCATCCAGCTCATGCTTGGTAACATCGGTATTGCCGGTGGCGGTGTTAACGCACTGCGCGGCGAATGCAACGTTCAAGGCTCCACTGACTACGCCTTGCTCTATCACATTCTGCCCGGCTACCTGAAAACTCCTCTTGCAGGTCAGGATACCCTCGAACAGTATAACAAAACCTACACTCCGGTCAGCAATGATCCTGAAAGTGCCAACTGGTGGCAGCATTATCCAAAGTACTCAGCAAGTCTCATCAAAGCTATGTACTCTAATGATACTCCCGCAGATGGGTATCAGTTTCTGCCCCGCCTTGATAACCACAAGGCCAGCCAGTATTCATGGATTCCGCTTATTGACCGCATGTATCAAGGCAAGTTTAGCGGCAGCCTGATCTGGGGCATGAACCCTGCCTGCTCTAGCTCCGACTCCGCCAAGACCCGTAAGGCTCTTAGCAAACTTGACTGGATGGTCAACGTCAACCTCTTCCAGTGTGAGACAAGTGATTTTTGGAAAGGTCCGGATATGGACCCGAAAAAAGTCAAAACTGAAACCTTTTTCATCCCCTGTGCATCTGCAATTGAAAAAGAAGGATCAGTTTCAAACTCCGGACGTTGGATGCAATGGCGTTATCAAGGGCCTGACACCTTTGGTGATGTAAAGACTGACGGTCATTACTTTCACGAAATATGGGAAGAGCTTGTCCGTCTTTATGAAGAAGAAGGCGGCGTATACCCTGAGCCTATTACTCATCTTACTTTCAATGATATGTGTGAAAAAGATGAAAAAGGTCACTATCACTTCAGTGCCCAGCAGACCGCAAAACTCTGCAACGGCTGGTTCACCCGTGATGTGGAGGTTAAAGGCAAAAAGTTCAAAAAAGGACAGCAGGTTCCAAGTTTCGCATATTTACAGGATGACGGTTCCACTACCTCCGGTAACTGGCTGTACTGTAACTCCGTAACTGACGATGGCAACAAGTCCGAACGTCATGATTCAACTCAGACTAAAGAACAGGCTAATATCGGCCTTTTCCCCAACTGGACATGGTGCTGGCCTGTTAACCGCCGTATTCTTTATAACCGTGCTTCTGTCGATAAAAAGGGTAAACCCTGGAACCCCAAAAAAGCAGTTATTAAATGGAACGGTTCCAAGTGGATCGGTGATGTACCCGATGGCGGCTGGAAACCGGGTACAAAGCATCCGTTCATCATGCGCAAAAATGGTGTCGGTCAGCTCTTCGGCCCCGGCCGTGCGGACGGTCCCCTGCCTGAATACTACGAACCTCTGGAATGTCCGGTCTCCGACCATCCATTCTCTAAAACTCTGCACAGCCCGACAGCAGTTCAAGTTAAGGGTGAAGAAAAAGCTGTATGCGATCCTCGCTACCCGTTCGTCGGTACCACATACCGTATCACCGAACATTGGCAGACCGGATCAATGACACGCTGGCAGTCATGGCTTGTTGAAGCCGAGCCACAGATGTTCGTTGAAATCAGTCCCCAGCTAGCCAAATTGCGCGGAATTGAAAACGGTGAAAAAGTTACCATAGAAAGTCTTCGCGGTTCACTCTGGGCCATAGCTATGGTTACTGAACGCATCCAGCCGTATAATATTAACGGCACAGATGTTCACATGGTCGGCATGCCTTGGCATTACGGCTGGGTAACTCCTGTAAACGGCGGCGATTCTGCAAATATTGTGACCCCTAACGTTGGTGACCCCAACACCGGTATCCCGGAATATAAAGCCTTCATGGTTAATATTCGCAAGTGGAAGGAGGGTGATAACTAATGTCCGGTAAAAGCTTCTTTGTAGACCTCACCCTTTGTACCGCGTGTCGCGGCTGTCAGGTAGCCTGTAAGCAGTGGAAAAAACTGCCCGCAGAAAAAACCCGCAATGTAGGTTCTCACCAGAACCCGCAGGATCTGTCATCAAAAACAATCCGCCTTGTGCGTTTCAATGAAGCCCGCGAAAAAGACGGTAAGTTAAACTGGCTCTTCTTCCCTGAGCAATGCAGACACTGTATCGAGCCACCCTGTAAATACATTGCCAACATGTACACTCCCGGCTCTGTTGTACAGGATCCAAAAACAGGCGCAGTCGTTATGACTGACAAGGCCGTTATCCGTAAGGGTAAACTTGAAGGCTGGGAAATGTGCCCTTACAACATCCCCCGTCAGGATCCTGCAACCGGTCTTTGGAATAAATGTGATATGTGTCTGGACCGTGTAGAAATGGGAATGCTTCCAGCCTGTGTACAGAGCTGTCCTACCGGAACGATGAATTTCGGTGACCGCGAAGATATGCTTAAAATGGCATACAAACGTCTGGCAGAAGTGCAGAAAACAAAGCCGAACGCCTACCTCGCTGATCCCGAGGATGTGCGCGTAATCTATCTCTGCGAATCTGATGCCGAAAATTACCATGAGACACTTCTGGCATCTGCTGAGCAGCGCAAGACCCTCATGGCTAATAAGGCCGCTCCGACCAAAAGCTCACGACGCGGCTTCCTCACCGCTGCTCTTGGCCGGAAAGACAAAGCCTAAACAGACACAAGGAGAAATAAGATGAAAAAATTATTGATCATGTGCCTGTTCTGTATGGGCATCACGGTTATGGCAATAGGTGCTAACGCAAATGAAGAACTTACAGCCCCTGATGACGATCTTCTCATCAATTACATCAAGGGGAACAGTAAAAAAGACCTTGGCGTGGTTTTCAATCATTCCAGTCATGAAAATTATGACTGTGCGGATTGTCACCACAATATCAAAAAGTCAGGCAAGCCGACAAGCTGTGCAAGCTGCCATGACAATTTTGAAGCCATGCCCGCAAAGGGGTACAAGTCCTACTTCAAGGCCATGCACTACAAGCGCAACAATGAAAAACGTCCTTCATGTGTGTCCTGTCACATAAGAGAATTCGGGCAGGACAAGGACATGACAGGATGTGTGAACTCCTCATGTCATCCCGAAGGCATTAAATAACTAACCAAACAGTCTATCATTCAGCTATGGTCGTTTAGACCTCAGCACTCCTAAATTAAAGCCCCGCTATCTCCAGCGGGGCTTTCTTTTTATAACTTCAAAATTCATGGAAGACTAAAGCTTTTCTAAGTATCCCCGCCCCGTAATCCTTGAAGAAACAGGCCGTGCGGCAACCTGCAAATGCTCTGTTGTATACATAAAAAGAGCAGGCGCACTGCAATTCAGTACGCCTGCTCTTGGTTCTTATAGCTAAAACAAAATTACTTATTCTGAGCAAACCTTTCATCAGACTTAAGCGTCTCTGATTTCTCTGCATTTGCCTCCAGCCAACCGAAACGGTCCGCCGGAACAGCATCAAATTTAACCACATATGGTTTGATATCAATAAGCGGGGTGTTATCCAAAACATCCACACCTTTAATTTTGAGGATATTTCCTTCAATTCCAAGCAGTTCCACCGTAGACATACCTATCATATTAGGCCTGCGCGGTGCCCGAGTTGAAAAAAGTCCCCGCTTCTCAGTATCCATGAACGGTTTGACTTTGAGTTCAAAACCTTCATTTTTATGAAATTGATAAAGAAGAATTATATGTGAAAATCCTTCCAGATCCTGCAAACCTTCTTCAAGAGCTTCGTAAAGTTCAATATGACCTTTAACATCTTTAGCCCCTGACGGCTGAATAGGCATGCCTTCAGGGATTTTAAAAGGTGAACGAATATGTCCGATAGGATGAAAAATGATAGCTTCTTTTTCCTTAAGTGCCATTAGATTCTCGCTTTATGGAATTTAGATGCGCCTGTGACGATTCTACAAAAAATCAGGATCGATAGCGGCGTGACCGTTGGCAAGCATAGTTTTGTAGAACCTGATAACCTTTTCATCTACCGGAACTATTGGAAATTTTCTACGACACGCATCACACTGAGCCATTGCAGGCTGCGTAGGCGAGATGTATGGCACATCCCTTCCGCAGAAGGGACAGGTAAACATAAAAATTATCTCCATTCCACTGGGCTTTACCGGAGATAATGGCTTACGGCTTTCTGACATTAATTAACTCTCTAAAAGATTTTTTCCGGTCATTTCCGCTGGTACAGAAATATCCATCAGATTCAATATGGTAGGTGCAATGTCGCAAAGCGCGCCTTTCACAGGGGTAACATCTTTGAACGGTTCTCCAATGAAAACAAGCGGGACATTATTAAGACTGTGCGCGGTTTGCGGTCCACCGTCAGCATCAATCATCTCTTCAGCGTTACCGTGATCTGCGGTGAGAAATATTGCTCCACCGAGTTTATTCACAGCTTCAACAATTCTGCCAACACATTTATCAACGGTTTCGCAGGCCTTAATCGCCGCAGGAATAACGCCGGAATGGCCTACCATATCCAGATTAGCAAGATTACAGATACACAGGGAGTATTCTGGAAGTGCATCAATAAGCTTAGCGGTCACTTCCTCTGCACTCATTTGCGGTTTGAGGTCGTAAGTGGCAACTTCACGCGGTGACGGAACAAGAAGACGATCTTCCTGTGGAAAAGGCTCCTCGCGTCCACCGTTCATAAAATATGTCACATGAGCATATTTTTCAGTCTCGGCAATACGCAGTTGTTTGAGTCCTTCTTTGGAAATGACTTCACCGATAGGATTGATAATATTCTGAGGCTCAAAAGATATATCAAAAGGAAAATCTGCTTCATAACGGGTCATAGTCACGAATCCACAGAACTGCGGCACTTTGGGACGCTCAAAATCATCAAAGTCTTTGTAGGTAAGCAGCCGGCACAGCTGACGGGCGCGGTCAGCACGGAAATTAAAAAAGAATACGCCGTCACCGTCTTTCAGCAACCCGTCAACACCGTCAACCAGCCGCGGCTTGATGAATTCATCAGTCTCACCGGCTTCGTATGCAGCTTCAATACCCTTAACCGGATCAGCAATGACCTCGCCTTCACCAAGAACCAAAGCCTTGTATGATAGCTCATTACGCTCATAGTGCTTATCACGATCCATTGAATAATAACGGCCCGAAACAGACGCAACCTGCCCTATTCCTATTTCAGTCATTTTATCAACAAGTTGACGCATGTAGTCTTTACCGCGAGTCGGGGAAGTATCACGTCCATCCATAAAGGCATGAACATAGACTTCTTTTATACCGGCATCTTTGGCCACTTCAAGCAGCGAAAACAAATGATTGATGTGAGAATGTACACCGCCATCAGAAAGCAGTCCCATATAATGGATACGGCCGCTGGAAGCCTTTACTTTATCCATCAAACGGCTGAGTCCTTTGGTGGCAGCCAGCTCATCTTTTTCGATCGCAATATCAATGCGGGTCATGTCTTGATATACAACCCTTCCGGCCCCGATGTTAGTATGCCCGACTTCGGAATTACCCATAAAACCGTCCGGAAGCCCTACTGCCCTGCCGGAGCATTGAAGCTGGGTATTCGGACAGGTTTCAAAAAGTCTGTCCAGAACGGGTGTCCGGGCAAGATTTACAGCATTACCTTTACCATCAGGAGCAATTCCCCAACCGTCAAGAATGAGCAGAACCGCAGGAGCACCGGATTGTATAGACATGATAAGATCCCTTAGGCAGGATTAAGCCTGCTAATTGAGATTAAGTTCGATTTTTTTACCTTCAGACCAAAGTCCTTCTACATTATAGAAACCGCGATTCTCTTCCTGAAAGATATGAAGAATAATATCGTTCAGATCGAAAAGAATCCAATCTCCAGACTTATAACCTTCCAGTCCGAGATATTCAATATTTTCTTTAGAAAGCTGCTCAAGAACAAAATCAGCAAGGGCCTGTGCATGGCGAACGCCCTTTGCACCGACAACCATTACAGACTCTGCAATGGGGCAGATACCCTGCACGTCTATAGCGGCAACATCGTTACCCTGCTTTTCATCCAACCATTTTGCAACAAGCTGAACCTTGTCCTGAGTCTCAATCTCTTTGAATTTCTTAGCTTTAGTTTTCATTCTTTTAACTTATTGATTAACCCGGCGAGTCTTTTCCTAAAAAAGAAACGCACTTGTTATGGAACTTAATTACGGGGATAAAAAGGCCAACCTGCCTCTGCGTGTACTCATACTTCATGAGCTTTACAAGCGCAGTCCTCCATAATTCATTCAACGTACAATAATTATATAGAGAATTTATCCCCGCTACGCAATGCATTGTAGGCCTCTTTTCTCAGCAAATATTACTTTTTTACATTATGAGTGTAATAAAAGACTCAAAATCAATAAGACTCAGTACTTCTTGACGGTGAGTGTCTACTTATGCCATAGATACCGTCATGCTTAACCATGATTTTTTTACCTTTTTTAGATTTTTCTTTTTTTGGACTATCAATTAGTCTGCACGTGGTTATGGACATAAACGCTGATGAGAGTTTTCCGGGCCACGGGCAAAATCCCGTGGCCTTTTTTTTATAACATAAAAAACCTGTACCGGGGATTAACAATATCAGGAGGCGAGCAATGATCTTCGACGTAGATAAGGAAACAATGCCGAGAGAAGAGCTGGAGGAATTGCAGCTCAGAAGACTTAAAAGCCTTTGCGAACGAGTGTATGCCAATGTACCTTTTTACAACAAAAAATTTAAGGAACTGGGCATTGAACCAAAGGACATCAAGTCTCTTTCAGATCTTAAAAACCTGCCGTTTACCGAAAAGCAGGATCTGCGCACCCACTACCCTTTCGGCCTTTTTGCAGTATCGCGCGAAAACATTGTAAGAGTTCATTCCTCATCCGGAACTACAGGTAAAGCCACAGTTGTGGGTTACACCAAGCGTGACATCACCAACTGGTCAAATTTAATGGCCCGTTCATTTGCCATTGCCGGGGCAACTTCTGAAGACAGCATTCACAATGCTTATGGATATGGCCTCTTCACCGGCGGATTAGGTGTTCATTATGGTGCGGAAGCACTCGGAGCGACCATCATCCCTGTTTCCGGAGGCGGAACCAGACGCCAGATCATGCTGCTTAAGGATTTCGGCCCCACTGTAATCTGCTGCACGCCCTCTTATGCTCTTTTTCTTTATGAAACAGGAAAAGAAATGGGAATAGATTTCAGAGAACTCCCTCTGAAAGTCGGTATTTTCGGTGCTGAACCATGGACTGAATCCATGCGCAAGGACATCGAAAAAAAGCTCGACATCAAAGCACTCGATATTTACGGCCTGTCCGAAATAATGGGACCGGGGGTCGCTATGGAATGTGCAGAAGAACAAAACGGCCTTCATATAATGGAAGATCATTTCCTGCCTGAAATTATTAATCCCGAAACAGGCGAAAACGTTGCTCCGGGTGAAGTCGGCGAGCTGGTTATTACGACTCTTACTAAAGAAGGTATTCCGCTTATCCGTTACCGCACCCGCGATTTAACAAGACTTAATTACACCTCCTGCCGTTGCGGAAGGTCATTTGCCAGAATGGACCGTATAACAGGACGAAGCGATGACATGCTCATTATTCGCGGTGTTAACGTATTCCCTTCACAGATTGAGTCTATCATCATTGAAACAGACGGACTGTCCCCGCATTATCAACTTATTGTTGAACGCGAAGGTAATCTCGACCTGCTTACCGTTAATGTCGAAATCGCCGGAACCGCTTTCTCTGATGAAATTAAAAATTTACAGAAACTCGAAAGAAAGATACAAAAAAACATTAAAGAATTCCTTGGCGTAACCGCGCGAGTTAAGCTTGTTGAACCAAAATCCATCGAACGCTCCGCAGGTAAGGCCAAGAGAATTATAGATCTTCGTAATCAGAACCAGTAATTGAACCCAGAAAAAAGCGAGGAACACCATGAAATGTGACCAGCTCTCAATATTTCTTGAAAACCGTGCCGGAAGACTTGCAGAAGTAACCAGACTGCTCAGCGAGTCCAAAGTAAATATCCGCGCACTTTCTCTTGCCGATACCTCCGATTTCGGTATCCTCAGACTGATTGTATCCGACTTCGATAAAGCTCAAGCAGTACTTAAAGAAGCAGGATTCACCGTAGGTAAAACCTCTGTCGTTGCTGTTGTCGTTGATGACCAGCCCGGCGGACTGCACAATCTGCTCGAAATGCTGCGCTCTTCAGGCATCAATGTAGAATACATGTACGCTTTCGTGCAACAGTCCGGCAGTAATGCGGTTATCATTTTCCGCTTTGACCGTACTGAACAGGCTATAGAACTGCTTGCTGAAAACAACATTAAAACCATACCCAGCGACGAACTTTGTAAGCTCTAAGTCAGAGATCTTTATAACTTACAGAGACTCTCCATTCTCCAGAG harbors:
- the rsfS gene encoding ribosome silencing factor; the protein is MKTKAKKFKEIETQDKVQLVAKWLDEKQGNDVAAIDVQGICPIAESVMVVGAKGVRHAQALADFVLEQLSKENIEYLGLEGYKSGDWILFDLNDIILHIFQEENRGFYNVEGLWSEGKKIELNLN
- a CDS encoding cytochrome c3 family protein encodes the protein MKKLLIMCLFCMGITVMAIGANANEELTAPDDDLLINYIKGNSKKDLGVVFNHSSHENYDCADCHHNIKKSGKPTSCASCHDNFEAMPAKGYKSYFKAMHYKRNNEKRPSCVSCHIREFGQDKDMTGCVNSSCHPEGIK
- a CDS encoding phenylacetate--CoA ligase family protein, with the translated sequence MIFDVDKETMPREELEELQLRRLKSLCERVYANVPFYNKKFKELGIEPKDIKSLSDLKNLPFTEKQDLRTHYPFGLFAVSRENIVRVHSSSGTTGKATVVGYTKRDITNWSNLMARSFAIAGATSEDSIHNAYGYGLFTGGLGVHYGAEALGATIIPVSGGGTRRQIMLLKDFGPTVICCTPSYALFLYETGKEMGIDFRELPLKVGIFGAEPWTESMRKDIEKKLDIKALDIYGLSEIMGPGVAMECAEEQNGLHIMEDHFLPEIINPETGENVAPGEVGELVITTLTKEGIPLIRYRTRDLTRLNYTSCRCGRSFARMDRITGRSDDMLIIRGVNVFPSQIESIIIETDGLSPHYQLIVEREGNLDLLTVNVEIAGTAFSDEIKNLQKLERKIQKNIKEFLGVTARVKLVEPKSIERSAGKAKRIIDLRNQNQ
- the gcvT gene encoding glycine cleavage system aminomethyltransferase GcvT; this encodes MSALRTTPLTEWHRENGAKLVPFAGFEMPVQYKGIIVEHKHTREKAGVFDISHMGEFKLSGKGAKDALNKIVTQNLDTLAPGKCRYGFLPNDKGGVLDDLIIYCLAEDSYMLVVNGSCEEGDFNWIDSRLPEGLNFDNVSYETAKIDLQGPLALDILEKVFGRDFKHLKYFNFEETEFDGYKLIISRTGYTGELGYEFYLPADKAQSLWEKFIADERVEPIGLGARDTLRLELGYPLYGQDLDTEHNPREAGYSFLLPADAYTDVKELLIPLTIEGRRAARHGDKVFLGDKEVGVVTSGSFSPTLGYSIALAYVAKDAAESESFMVQGARTRLEAKKGELPFYKDGTARKKLD
- the tsaA gene encoding tRNA (N6-threonylcarbamoyladenosine(37)-N6)-methyltransferase TrmO, which translates into the protein MALKEKEAIIFHPIGHIRSPFKIPEGMPIQPSGAKDVKGHIELYEALEEGLQDLEGFSHIILLYQFHKNEGFELKVKPFMDTEKRGLFSTRAPRRPNMIGMSTVELLGIEGNILKIKGVDVLDNTPLIDIKPYVVKFDAVPADRFGWLEANAEKSETLKSDERFAQNK
- the gpmI gene encoding 2,3-bisphosphoglycerate-independent phosphoglycerate mutase — encoded protein: MSIQSGAPAVLLILDGWGIAPDGKGNAVNLARTPVLDRLFETCPNTQLQCSGRAVGLPDGFMGNSEVGHTNIGAGRVVYQDMTRIDIAIEKDELAATKGLSRLMDKVKASSGRIHYMGLLSDGGVHSHINHLFSLLEVAKDAGIKEVYVHAFMDGRDTSPTRGKDYMRQLVDKMTEIGIGQVASVSGRYYSMDRDKHYERNELSYKALVLGEGEVIADPVKGIEAAYEAGETDEFIKPRLVDGVDGLLKDGDGVFFFNFRADRARQLCRLLTYKDFDDFERPKVPQFCGFVTMTRYEADFPFDISFEPQNIINPIGEVISKEGLKQLRIAETEKYAHVTYFMNGGREEPFPQEDRLLVPSPREVATYDLKPQMSAEEVTAKLIDALPEYSLCICNLANLDMVGHSGVIPAAIKACETVDKCVGRIVEAVNKLGGAIFLTADHGNAEEMIDADGGPQTAHSLNNVPLVFIGEPFKDVTPVKGALCDIAPTILNLMDISVPAEMTGKNLLES
- a CDS encoding 4Fe-4S dicluster domain-containing protein, with the translated sequence MSGKSFFVDLTLCTACRGCQVACKQWKKLPAEKTRNVGSHQNPQDLSSKTIRLVRFNEAREKDGKLNWLFFPEQCRHCIEPPCKYIANMYTPGSVVQDPKTGAVVMTDKAVIRKGKLEGWEMCPYNIPRQDPATGLWNKCDMCLDRVEMGMLPACVQSCPTGTMNFGDREDMLKMAYKRLAEVQKTKPNAYLADPEDVRVIYLCESDAENYHETLLASAEQRKTLMANKAAPTKSSRRGFLTAALGRKDKA
- the fdnG gene encoding formate dehydrogenase-N subunit alpha, with product MRINRRDFVKLTTAAAATIAAVPAFGGLGKAFANTAEERAMQLSPKWTKQTTSVCAFCSVGCGLLVNTDLKTKRAVNVEGNPDHPINEGSLCAKGASSIQMTENPDRPGKYLYRAPFSDQWEEKDWDFCKKRIARLIKKSRDESFEKKNAKGQVVNRTMGIASLGSAALDNEECYAMHSFMRSIGLVYVEHQARIUHSATVAALVESFGRGAMTNHWNDLQNSDCILIMGSNAAENHPISFKWAVKAQKRGAKIIHVDPRFTRTSARSDVHIALRSGSDIAVLGGMINYLIKNKRYFKEYMVDYTNASFIVGKDYDFKDGLFAGFDSKTNSYDKSKWIFELDDKGIPRQDKSLQDPNCVFQVLKRHFSRYTPDKVSSISGVSVKDLDLLYKTYTATGKKDKAGTIMYAMGWTQHTVGVQNIRAMAIIQLMLGNIGIAGGGVNALRGECNVQGSTDYALLYHILPGYLKTPLAGQDTLEQYNKTYTPVSNDPESANWWQHYPKYSASLIKAMYSNDTPADGYQFLPRLDNHKASQYSWIPLIDRMYQGKFSGSLIWGMNPACSSSDSAKTRKALSKLDWMVNVNLFQCETSDFWKGPDMDPKKVKTETFFIPCASAIEKEGSVSNSGRWMQWRYQGPDTFGDVKTDGHYFHEIWEELVRLYEEEGGVYPEPITHLTFNDMCEKDEKGHYHFSAQQTAKLCNGWFTRDVEVKGKKFKKGQQVPSFAYLQDDGSTTSGNWLYCNSVTDDGNKSERHDSTQTKEQANIGLFPNWTWCWPVNRRILYNRASVDKKGKPWNPKKAVIKWNGSKWIGDVPDGGWKPGTKHPFIMRKNGVGQLFGPGRADGPLPEYYEPLECPVSDHPFSKTLHSPTAVQVKGEEKAVCDPRYPFVGTTYRITEHWQTGSMTRWQSWLVEAEPQMFVEISPQLAKLRGIENGEKVTIESLRGSLWAIAMVTERIQPYNINGTDVHMVGMPWHYGWVTPVNGGDSANIVTPNVGDPNTGIPEYKAFMVNIRKWKEGDN